The proteins below come from a single Asanoa ferruginea genomic window:
- a CDS encoding ABC transporter permease gives MVSYIIRRLFGAVLTLVIVSMITFGIFYLVPRWAGGTPESLASRYVGRTANAQQVAEAAHGLGLDKPFFTQYWDWFQAIFVGRDFSFGATQAHCPAPCLGYSFIGRNPVLPDILDRLPVTASLAFGAAIIWVIFGVATGVLSALRRGSIFDRMAMGVALGGVSLPIFWTGLVSLVLFSYTLHWTAPGSSYTPIEQNPGQWAYDLILPWITLALLFSAAYARLTRAGMLETMGEDYIRTARAKGLKEHTVVTRHGLRAALTPIATIFGLDVGLLLGGAVLTESTFGLQGIGKYAIDAISANDMPKVMGFVLFAAGFVVIANLIVDVVYAVIDPRVRLA, from the coding sequence GTGGTCTCGTACATCATCAGGCGTCTGTTCGGCGCCGTGCTGACGCTGGTGATTGTCAGCATGATCACCTTCGGCATCTTCTACCTGGTGCCGCGGTGGGCTGGCGGCACGCCGGAAAGCCTGGCGTCCCGCTATGTCGGCCGCACGGCCAACGCCCAGCAGGTCGCTGAGGCGGCCCACGGGCTCGGCCTCGACAAGCCGTTCTTCACGCAGTACTGGGACTGGTTCCAGGCCATCTTCGTGGGTCGCGACTTCTCGTTCGGCGCGACACAGGCCCACTGCCCGGCGCCCTGCCTCGGCTACTCGTTCATCGGCCGCAACCCGGTGCTGCCGGACATCCTCGACCGGCTCCCGGTCACCGCGTCCCTCGCCTTCGGCGCGGCGATCATCTGGGTGATCTTCGGCGTTGCCACCGGTGTGCTGTCGGCACTGCGCCGGGGCAGCATCTTCGACCGGATGGCGATGGGCGTCGCCCTGGGCGGTGTCTCGCTCCCGATCTTCTGGACCGGCCTCGTCTCGCTGGTCCTCTTCAGCTACACCCTGCACTGGACCGCGCCGGGTAGCTCCTACACACCGATCGAGCAAAATCCGGGGCAATGGGCGTACGACCTGATCCTCCCGTGGATCACTTTGGCCCTGTTGTTCTCCGCGGCCTACGCCCGGCTGACCCGTGCGGGCATGCTCGAGACGATGGGTGAGGACTACATCCGCACCGCGCGGGCCAAGGGCCTGAAGGAACACACCGTGGTGACGCGCCACGGCCTGCGGGCCGCGCTCACCCCGATCGCCACCATCTTCGGCCTCGACGTCGGCCTCCTGCTGGGCGGTGCGGTGCTCACCGAGAGCACCTTCGGCCTCCAGGGCATCGGCAAGTACGCCATCGACGCCATCTCCGCCAACGACATGCCGAAGGTGATGGGCTTCGTGCTCTTCGCGGCCGGCTTCGTCGTCATCGCAAACCTGATCGTGGACGTGGTGTACGCGGTCATCGACCCGAGGGTGAGGCTGGCCTGA